From Thunnus maccoyii chromosome 21, fThuMac1.1, whole genome shotgun sequence, the proteins below share one genomic window:
- the vipr1b gene encoding vasoactive intestinal polypeptide receptor 1b isoform X2 → MWDIIACWPSARVGEVVTIMCPTYFSYFSDHHKGNLSKTCTAEGWTEMHPIDIALNCGYNVNSTSDDGKFFWQVKIGYTIGHSVSLISLTTAIVILCIFRKLHCTRNYIHMHLFVSFILKAIAVFIKDVVLYEVGEVDNCSSGSVGCKAVIVFFQYCIMASFFWLLVEGLYLHALLAVSFFSERKYFWAYILIGWGGPTIFITAWSIAKAYYNDVGCWDIIENTDVFWWIIKTPILASILMNFILFICIIRILRQKINCPDIGRNESNQYSRLAKSTLLLIPLFGINFIVFAFIPEQVKTELRLVFDLILGSFQGFVVAVLYCFLNGEVQGEIKRKWRRWHLQRYMGSDTKYQHPSIGSSNNFSTQITMLTRCSPKTRRGSSSCHEDLSSI, encoded by the exons GTAACCTCTCTAAAACCTGCACAGCAGAGGGCTGGACGGAGATGCATCCTATTGACATCGCCCTGAACTGTGGGTACAATGTCAACAGCACTAGTGATGAT GGAAAGTTTTTTTGGCAAGTGAAGATTGGATACACCATTGGCCACAGTGTCTCCCTCATCTCGCTAACCACAGCTATTGTGATCCTCTGCATATTCAG GAAGCTCCACTGCACGAGGAACTACATCCACATGCAtctgtttgtgtcatttatCCTGAAGGCCATCGCTGTGTTCATCAAAGACGTGGTCCTCTATGAGGTCGGGGAAGTGGACAACTGCTCCTCAGGCTCT GTTGGCTGTAAAGCAGTGATTGTGTTCTTCCAGTACTGTATAATGGCCAGCTTCTTCTGGCTGCTGGTGGAAGGCCTCTATCTTCACGCACTGTTAGCGGTCTCTTTCTTTTCCGAGAGGAAGTACTTCTGGGCTtatattctgattggctggg GAGGTCCAACAATTTTCATCACAGCTTGGAGCATCGCTAAAGCCTACTATAATGATGTGGG GTGCTGGGATATCATCGAGAACACTGATGTCTTCTGGTGGATCATTAAAACCCCTATTTTGGCATCAATCCTG ATGAACTTTATCCTCTTTATCTGCATCATTCGAATACTCCGTCAGAAGATCAACTGCCCAGATATTGGAAGGAATGAATCCAACCAGTACTC GAGGTTGGCGAAATCCACGCTGCTTTTGATTCCTCTTTTTGGCATCAATTTTATCGTATTTGCATTCATCCCAGAGCAAGTGAAGACTGAGCTGCGGCTagtttttgatttgattttgggGTCATTCCAG GGCTTTGTGGTCGCAGTCCTTTACTGCTTCCTCAACGGAGAG GTCCAAGGAGAGATCAAGAGGAAGTGGCGGAGGTGGCACCTGCAGAGATACATGGGCTCAGACACCAAATACCAACACCCGTCCATTGGCAGCAGCAACAACTTCAGCACGCAGATAACCATGCTGACGCGGTGCAGCCCGAAAACACGCCGGGGTTCATCCTCGTGTCACGAGGATTTGTCTAGCATATGA